CCGCAGGCGGCGCACTAGGGCGCGCCATTCTTGCAGCGCCCTCAACACCCAGTCCCCGAGTCTTCCGAGGCCTACGCAACGCGTTGAGGCTTCTGGCTGACCGGGGGGTACAGCTCATGGAGGGCGCGTGAGCGGCCGTCGTCGCCGATCACCCGGCAATGGTAGCGGCGCAAGCGCCTAGGCTCGCTGACCCCACAGGAGTGGGCGATGATGCCAATCTCCTTGTGGATGGAGTCGGCGTAGCGCTTCACGCGCTCGGCCTTGTCGGTCACGTCGAGGCCAGCTTGCAGGCGCTTATCGTGAGTGGTGATGCCCGTGGGGCAAGTATTGCGGTTGCACTGCAGAGCCTGAATACAGCCAAGGGCGAACATGTAGCCGCGGGCCGAGGCGATGAAGTCCGCGCCCACGCAAATGGCCAGGCCCACCTCGGCCGGGGTGACCAGCTTGCCGCTGGCGACCACGCGCACGCGCGGGCGCAGGCCGTACTCGTCGAGCTTATCAACCACCATCGGTAGGGATTCGCGCAGGGGCAAGCCCATGTAGTCGATCAGGCTCATGGGGGCGGCGCCGGTGCCGCCGTCGGCGCTGTCCACGGTGATGAAATCCGGTGCCGAGCGCTCGCCGCGGCGGGCGATCTCGGCGCACAGATCGTCCAACCAGCCATAGGCGCCGAGCACCATCTTGAAGCCGATGGGCTTACCCGATACCTCGCGGATGTGCTCGATGGCATCGAGTAGTTCCTCCGCCGAGTCGATGTCTGGGTGGCGATTGGGGCTGATCGAGTCATGGCCCTCTGGGATGCCGCGGATGGCAGCGATCTCCGCGTTCACCTTTGCGCCTGGGAGGATGCCGCCCTTGCCAGGCTTGGCGCCCTGACTTAGCTTCAGCTCGAACATCTTTACGGCGGGGTGGGCGGAGATCTCACGCAGCTTGTCGTCGCAAAGGCCGCCCTGGTCGTTGCGCACGCCGTACTTCGCCGTGCCGATCTGGAACACGATGTCTGCGCCGCCCTCAAGGTGGTAGGGGCTCAGGCCGCCTTCCCCGGTGTTCATCCACACCCCGGCCATCTGGGCACCGTGCGATAGAGCGGTCACGGCGGGGCGCGAGATGGCGCCGTAGCTCATGGCTGAGATGTGGAACAAGGCGCGGGTGGTGTAGGGCTGTGCCGCGTGGGGGCCGATGGTGATGGGGCCGATGGGGCTCGCGTCGCGGTCGAGCGTCGGGTAAGGGCAGTTGACGAAGATGGCGGTGCCGGTCGGGCGTAAGTCTCGGGTGGAACCGAACGCCACGGTGTTGTCCGCGCCCTTGGCCGCCCGGTACACCCAAGAGCGCATGGCGCGGTTGAAAGGCAGCTCCTCTCGGTCCATGGCGAAGAAATACTGGCGGAAGAACTCTCCGAGGTGTTCGAAGAGGTAGCGCAGGTGACCGATCACGGGGAAGTTGCGCCGAATGGCGTGTTTGCGCTGGGTGACGTCGAGCACGAACACCACCGCAATGGCCACGATCGCAAGGCCAACAAAGGCCACCAGGAGGGTCGCCATGACATCGAGTGCCGCCAAAATTCCGTTCATCAGCTCAACTCCTCATCGCCGGTCGCGTCATCGACAGGTCCAGTGCGTTCGCCTAGTCTTCGCATCAGCTGGTGTCGAGCACTGTCGCGGACCCCAGCGTCAGTTCTAGCGTCGTCCCCGGTGAGCGAGAGCATCCAACCTGCTCATCATGCCCTGGACTCCATGCACAGAACGTCCAGAGACGATGACTATACTGTCGCTGCGCAGCACCTGTTGGTTACCGCGAGTTCTGTAACACACAGCCGCTATCCTTTTCGGAAGACGGGCGGTGCTTGCCATCGTGTTCAGAGTTTTCGTCGCTGCGCCCTCCCTGTCTCTCCCGCACGCGAGCGGGTAGCCTGGGTGCCGGTCCCGGAGGCGTTCAGGCGATGCTGGTACGTCGCGTTGTACCATGCGCTCGGCGGCGGCGCAGATGAGCAGCGGCTGCGCCACCGCACGATGCACCCCGCAGGCTGGCGGCCTCTAAGGAAATAGAAATGATATCCACGTTGCCGATGCGGCGCTGGTGGGTTGCCGCAGTTACCGTGGCGACCCTAGGCGGCTGCGTCGACTCTGAATCAGGTGTCGATGAGGCTTCGCCCACGGTTACGAGCGGACAAAGCAGTCGCGATGCCTTGGATTGGGCGGGGCGCTACCGCGGCTTGATTCTCGCTGCCGATGGTGAGGCGCTCGACACGGCGATCACCCTGCGTGAGGACGGCACTTACGAATACGCCCTCCAGTTCCTCAAGCCAGAAGACGCACGGTCCGTAGAGATCG
This DNA window, taken from Pseudomonadota bacterium, encodes the following:
- a CDS encoding FMN-binding glutamate synthase family protein, translating into MNGILAALDVMATLLVAFVGLAIVAIAVVFVLDVTQRKHAIRRNFPVIGHLRYLFEHLGEFFRQYFFAMDREELPFNRAMRSWVYRAAKGADNTVAFGSTRDLRPTGTAIFVNCPYPTLDRDASPIGPITIGPHAAQPYTTRALFHISAMSYGAISRPAVTALSHGAQMAGVWMNTGEGGLSPYHLEGGADIVFQIGTAKYGVRNDQGGLCDDKLREISAHPAVKMFELKLSQGAKPGKGGILPGAKVNAEIAAIRGIPEGHDSISPNRHPDIDSAEELLDAIEHIREVSGKPIGFKMVLGAYGWLDDLCAEIARRGERSAPDFITVDSADGGTGAAPMSLIDYMGLPLRESLPMVVDKLDEYGLRPRVRVVASGKLVTPAEVGLAICVGADFIASARGYMFALGCIQALQCNRNTCPTGITTHDKRLQAGLDVTDKAERVKRYADSIHKEIGIIAHSCGVSEPRRLRRYHCRVIGDDGRSRALHELYPPVSQKPQRVA